One Coleofasciculus chthonoplastes PCC 7420 DNA segment encodes these proteins:
- the infB gene encoding translation initiation factor IF-2, with protein MNNGKVRIYELSRELNLDNKDILNICEGLHIAVKSHSSTITESEAERIRAAAEKYAEGITSLKGRDQTTSASANHADGRSNNNNQRKQQILSVKPKPRSSFSSSQGSESGSKSSQPPVKPTVNPPRPPAQLNRPTTPVNLQEDDSESETETLTPSQGSQENDTKAEVEAKPKLIQPPVRPASPKPSQPTQVERPKLKRERSDETPSESDDRSQPPESTSSPEPPTPVQTPAKSPAPAHPKPPAQPVPKLQSPPKRSRPTRPGESPEVAAIDSDSQEQKQEEVDEGVETLLEPPELKNLKVKRPTPPRQSKKREWIDEEEDREGAKPGKAAKLKRRPKLIEEDEEEFDGDYQQADTPVAVSMSVARPPKPKSQTGQTPPPTAASQVRKKPEVKTGSKPESRDRRREKQEVAERPEQIVLNDSLTVRELANKLNLAETEVIKQLFFKGLAVNITQTLDLPTAQMVAEELGVDVQTQEAESEATKVTEMLDAADLEYLVRRPPVVTIMGHVDHGKTTLLDAIRETKVAQGEAGGITQHIGAYHVDVEHEDKVQQVVFLDTPGHEAFTAMRARGARVTDIAILVVAADDGVQPQTREAISHAKAAEVPIVVAVNKIDKEGAQPDRVKQELMEHGLVPEEWGGDTIMVPVSAIQKENLDTLLEMILLVSDIEELSANPARLAKGTVIEANLDKSRGPVATLLVQNGTLRVGDTLVAGSVFGKVRAMTDDRGKRVDEAAPSFAVEVLGLSDVPAAGDEFDVFAQEKEARAVADTRSQEQRESRLQQVMSSRRVSLNSLSAKAQEGELKELNLILKADVQGSVEAILGSLKQLPQNEVQIRVLLATAGEVTETDVDLAAASGAVIIGFNTTLAHGARYAAEQESVDVREYNIIYNLLDDIQAAMEGLLEPELVEEPLGQVEVRAVFPVGRGAVAGCYVQSGKAVRNCKIRVQRRGQMIYEGVLDSLKRMKDDVKEVNAGFECGIRVDRFNDWTEGDIIETYKMVSKRRTLSAT; from the coding sequence AGCGGCGGCGGAAAAATATGCTGAGGGGATCACTAGCCTCAAAGGTCGTGACCAAACAACCTCAGCATCTGCTAACCATGCGGATGGACGCTCTAACAATAATAATCAGCGAAAACAGCAAATTTTGAGCGTTAAGCCTAAGCCTCGTTCCAGTTTTAGCTCTTCCCAGGGATCAGAATCTGGGTCAAAGTCTTCTCAACCCCCCGTCAAGCCGACTGTGAATCCACCGCGTCCACCCGCCCAGCTTAATCGACCGACGACACCAGTGAATTTGCAGGAGGACGATTCTGAGTCAGAAACAGAAACACTAACTCCATCTCAAGGGTCACAGGAGAACGATACTAAAGCTGAAGTGGAAGCCAAACCCAAACTTATCCAACCCCCCGTTCGACCAGCGTCACCGAAACCCAGTCAACCCACCCAGGTCGAACGACCGAAATTGAAGCGCGAGCGATCGGATGAGACTCCATCAGAGTCGGATGACCGTTCTCAGCCGCCTGAATCGACGAGTTCTCCTGAACCGCCAACTCCGGTTCAAACTCCGGCTAAATCTCCCGCCCCAGCTCATCCGAAACCTCCGGCTCAGCCTGTTCCTAAACTTCAATCTCCCCCCAAACGCTCCCGACCGACTCGTCCGGGTGAGAGTCCTGAAGTGGCGGCTATCGATTCGGATTCTCAGGAACAGAAGCAGGAGGAGGTCGATGAGGGCGTAGAAACCCTTCTGGAACCACCGGAACTTAAAAATCTTAAAGTCAAACGACCCACGCCGCCACGTCAGTCGAAGAAACGAGAATGGATTGATGAAGAAGAAGATCGCGAAGGAGCTAAACCCGGAAAAGCGGCTAAGCTCAAGCGGCGACCTAAACTGATCGAAGAGGATGAGGAAGAGTTTGATGGTGACTACCAACAAGCTGACACTCCTGTGGCAGTCAGTATGTCGGTCGCTCGTCCTCCTAAACCTAAATCTCAAACGGGACAGACTCCCCCACCAACGGCAGCCAGTCAGGTTAGGAAAAAGCCAGAAGTTAAAACCGGCAGTAAACCAGAAAGTCGCGATCGCCGTCGTGAAAAGCAAGAAGTCGCTGAACGTCCCGAGCAAATTGTGCTAAACGATTCGCTAACCGTTCGAGAACTGGCGAATAAGCTGAACCTTGCCGAAACAGAAGTGATTAAGCAGCTATTCTTCAAGGGATTGGCCGTGAATATCACCCAAACCCTGGATCTGCCCACCGCTCAAATGGTTGCCGAAGAACTTGGCGTTGATGTTCAGACACAAGAAGCTGAATCGGAAGCCACTAAAGTGACCGAAATGCTGGATGCGGCTGACTTGGAATACCTGGTTCGGCGTCCACCTGTAGTCACAATCATGGGTCACGTCGATCACGGTAAAACTACGCTGCTGGATGCCATTCGCGAAACCAAAGTGGCACAAGGCGAAGCGGGAGGAATAACTCAGCACATCGGTGCTTACCATGTCGATGTAGAGCATGAAGATAAAGTCCAACAGGTGGTCTTTCTGGATACTCCAGGTCACGAAGCCTTTACCGCGATGCGGGCGCGGGGAGCGCGAGTGACCGATATTGCTATTTTGGTCGTCGCCGCCGATGATGGGGTGCAACCGCAAACCCGAGAAGCGATCAGCCATGCTAAAGCCGCAGAGGTGCCGATTGTGGTTGCCGTTAACAAAATCGACAAGGAAGGGGCACAACCTGACCGAGTGAAGCAGGAGTTAATGGAACATGGATTAGTCCCAGAAGAATGGGGCGGTGACACGATCATGGTGCCTGTGAGTGCGATCCAAAAAGAAAACTTGGATACGCTCCTGGAAATGATCCTGCTCGTTTCTGACATTGAAGAACTCTCCGCTAACCCCGCCCGATTAGCCAAAGGCACGGTTATTGAAGCCAACCTGGATAAATCCAGAGGTCCAGTTGCCACATTGTTAGTGCAAAATGGCACGCTGCGGGTGGGTGATACCTTGGTTGCGGGATCGGTCTTCGGTAAAGTACGAGCCATGACCGATGACCGAGGCAAACGGGTAGACGAGGCGGCTCCCTCCTTTGCCGTAGAGGTACTGGGTTTAAGTGATGTCCCGGCTGCTGGTGATGAGTTTGACGTCTTTGCACAAGAAAAAGAAGCTCGCGCCGTTGCGGATACGAGAAGCCAAGAACAGCGCGAATCTCGCCTGCAACAGGTGATGTCGTCCCGTCGAGTCAGCCTGAATAGCCTCTCTGCCAAAGCTCAAGAAGGGGAACTCAAAGAACTCAACTTGATCCTGAAGGCAGATGTACAAGGTTCGGTTGAAGCCATTCTGGGTTCACTCAAACAGTTACCCCAAAATGAAGTTCAAATCCGAGTCCTATTAGCGACGGCTGGAGAAGTCACCGAAACCGATGTTGACTTAGCGGCGGCTAGTGGTGCGGTAATCATTGGCTTTAATACCACTTTGGCTCACGGCGCTCGTTATGCTGCTGAACAAGAGAGTGTTGATGTGCGCGAATACAACATCATCTATAATCTCTTGGATGACATTCAAGCGGCGATGGAAGGGTTACTGGAGCCAGAATTGGTGGAAGAACCCTTGGGTCAAGTGGAAGTCCGAGCTGTCTTCCCCGTCGGTCGTGGTGCGGTGGCAGGTTGCTACGTACAGTCAGGCAAAGCAGTGCGGAATTGCAAGATCCGAGTGCAACGTCGGGGTCAAATGATCTACGAAGGAGTGCTTGATTCGCTGAAGCGGATGAAGGATGATGTCAAAGAGGTCAATGCCGGATTTGAATGCGGTATTCGTGTTGATAGATTCAATGATTGGACTGAAGGTGACATCATCGAAACCTATAAGATGGTGAGCAAGCGCCGGACTCTATCAGCGACTTAG
- a CDS encoding low-complexity tail membrane protein produces MRSFWTEPFLWIHLAGLAALPLTLEFVALGLATGEPLLPIWLELLILAVIGIAPVLWMQLTRPFDIFSLLVVALKPDRLTESQRRLLSLFDRKTNPLLTIMAAGFMVWVLWQIYSIAPLAAGVVPWTVQWHIAGLALAGVGFLASHLFLQVPLSVVQVLFTSEAEWAATQPYPVEKIPENFTVPGFRVKQILPAIAPESSSAESSPEQVD; encoded by the coding sequence ATGCGCTCTTTTTGGACTGAACCGTTCTTGTGGATACATTTGGCAGGTTTAGCTGCACTTCCCCTAACGTTAGAGTTTGTCGCGCTAGGACTGGCAACGGGTGAACCCCTGTTACCTATCTGGCTAGAACTCTTAATTTTGGCAGTTATCGGCATCGCACCAGTTTTGTGGATGCAATTGACCCGCCCCTTTGATATTTTTAGTCTGCTCGTGGTTGCTCTGAAACCCGATCGCCTAACGGAATCCCAGCGGCGACTGTTGAGCTTATTTGACCGGAAAACCAACCCGCTGCTAACGATTATGGCAGCAGGTTTTATGGTATGGGTACTGTGGCAAATTTATAGCATCGCTCCTTTAGCGGCAGGGGTCGTTCCCTGGACAGTTCAATGGCACATCGCTGGATTGGCTTTGGCAGGAGTTGGGTTTCTGGCAAGCCACTTATTTTTGCAAGTGCCTTTGAGTGTGGTTCAAGTTCTGTTCACGAGCGAGGCGGAGTGGGCAGCAACTCAACCTTATCCAGTGGAAAAAATACCGGAAAACTTTACAGTACCAGGGTTTCGGGTCAAACAAATTTTACCTGCGATCGCCCCAGAGTCTTCCTCGGCTGAATCGTCCCCTGAACAAGTGGATTGA
- a CDS encoding alpha/beta hydrolase, with product MSNYLSNLRHFLYSGIIVAGIWSYSLAANASESVVLKYRFLRETISVPELSTFAQTGELSRSLQAYLDLAGKQPEELRTTLTQPISVNGIMLSRILNTPVGEVMLDRVSEVVHTPTNRANRQSLRSALVISALNDNQITLIEILENYPTADVHVEGDRLADILQQITRLSEGLPQIF from the coding sequence ATGTCTAACTATTTATCAAATTTACGACATTTTCTGTATAGTGGGATCATTGTCGCTGGCATCTGGTCTTATAGCTTGGCTGCTAACGCCTCAGAATCCGTCGTCTTAAAATATCGTTTTCTGCGAGAGACGATATCGGTTCCCGAACTCTCGACATTTGCCCAAACCGGTGAGTTATCACGTTCTCTACAAGCGTATCTGGATTTGGCTGGGAAGCAACCCGAAGAACTACGGACGACTTTAACCCAACCCATTTCAGTTAATGGGATTATGCTTTCTCGGATTCTCAATACTCCTGTGGGAGAAGTAATGCTTGATCGAGTGAGTGAGGTGGTTCATACTCCGACTAACCGGGCAAATCGCCAGTCTTTGCGATCTGCCTTAGTGATCTCGGCGCTCAATGATAATCAAATCACCCTGATCGAAATCCTGGAAAACTACCCAACTGCCGATGTTCATGTTGAAGGCGATCGCTTAGCGGATATCCTGCAACAAATTACCCGCCTGAGTGAGGGTTTGCCTCAGATTTTTTAA
- a CDS encoding pentapeptide repeat-containing protein: protein MRFKVFPPLILFASIWLHPSAQAFNPAHLEQLRQTGSCVECDLSGVQLADALLSNTNLKGANLAGANLIRADLRRANLEYANLSGASLVSANLTDAKLTGANLIVAALIGANLTRANLAGAGLSLAKLANTNLVGANLSLAELRAADLSNANLTAADLSGADLREADLDNTILNNAKLSYAIMPDGTLLP, encoded by the coding sequence ATGAGATTTAAAGTCTTTCCCCCTCTCATCCTGTTTGCCTCTATCTGGCTACACCCCTCAGCGCAGGCGTTCAATCCAGCACACCTAGAACAATTGCGACAAACAGGTAGCTGCGTTGAGTGTGATTTGAGTGGGGTACAATTGGCTGATGCTCTCTTGAGCAATACGAATTTGAAGGGGGCTAATCTGGCTGGTGCTAATCTTATCCGCGCCGATTTAAGACGTGCCAATCTGGAGTATGCAAACCTGAGTGGTGCGAGTCTGGTTTCTGCGAATCTTACGGATGCGAAGTTAACTGGAGCTAATCTGATTGTGGCTGCATTAATCGGTGCGAATCTAACTCGTGCGAATCTGGCTGGCGCTGGATTAAGTCTGGCTAAACTAGCGAATACTAACCTAGTTGGTGCCAATTTAAGCCTTGCTGAACTAAGGGCGGCGGATTTAAGTAATGCGAATTTGACCGCTGCTGATTTGAGTGGTGCTGACTTGAGAGAGGCAGACTTGGATAATACTATCCTCAATAACGCTAAACTTAGCTATGCGATTATGCCGGATGGTACTTTATTACCTTAA
- a CDS encoding TenA family protein encodes MTLSSDLWKFNQDLVQECLEHPFVQGIATGTLERRKFAYYVGQDAFFLEAFARAYSVAAAKCSDWDGFNTFHHLAGGVLEELRLHQNYATDWGVNLQQIEPAIATRRYTDFLLATAWGSEIGLITVAMTPCMRLYAFLGQELAKDGIPEHAYTDWIRTYSNPEFEQLAQQLERLTDQYAQLSVAVKSSYRYAMLCEREFFHAAWES; translated from the coding sequence ATGACACTTAGCAGCGATTTATGGAAATTTAACCAAGACTTGGTACAGGAGTGTCTAGAACACCCTTTTGTCCAAGGTATCGCCACAGGGACACTTGAACGCCGCAAATTTGCTTACTATGTTGGTCAAGATGCTTTTTTCTTAGAAGCGTTTGCTCGCGCTTATAGCGTCGCTGCTGCTAAATGTTCCGACTGGGATGGGTTTAACACGTTTCATCATCTCGCTGGCGGTGTCCTCGAAGAACTACGCCTGCATCAGAATTATGCCACAGACTGGGGAGTCAACTTACAACAGATTGAACCCGCCATAGCGACGCGGCGTTATACTGACTTCTTGTTGGCAACAGCTTGGGGAAGTGAGATTGGTTTAATTACAGTGGCGATGACACCCTGTATGCGCTTGTATGCGTTTTTGGGTCAAGAATTAGCCAAGGATGGCATTCCCGAACACGCCTATACGGATTGGATTCGCACCTATAGTAATCCTGAGTTTGAGCAGTTAGCGCAGCAACTAGAGCGGTTGACCGATCAATACGCCCAACTTTCAGTAGCTGTGAAATCCAGCTATCGCTATGCTATGCTGTGTGAACGAGAGTTTTTTCATGCTGCCTGGGAAAGTTAA
- a CDS encoding sulfotransferase domain-containing protein, giving the protein MQKFRSINLKSPYLSEMLAVKTWVRNRAKNIANHLGITQFLGWQVDGIKVYIISYPKSGRTWLRTLLGKALCEYYGIDEKFVLQTQFLTRNTKLLPTQFSHDMKGSELWNELETDKSRYRHKKVVFMTRQPHDVMVSFYFHVKNRNKKFNGSISEFIRSDRWGIKKLLNFNKIWYSNQGIFEDFLLIKYEDMHEDTNACLFSLLNFIGVRDVPKSVIKNAVKFCNIENMRKIEIANKLNDHRLSSNNINDKEALKVRKGKIGGYMDYLSEEDIDYIDQVIWELGNPWY; this is encoded by the coding sequence ATGCAAAAATTCAGATCTATTAACTTGAAAAGCCCATATTTATCTGAAATGCTAGCCGTAAAAACATGGGTTAGAAATAGGGCTAAAAATATAGCTAATCACTTGGGAATCACACAATTTTTGGGGTGGCAGGTTGATGGAATTAAAGTTTATATAATCTCTTATCCTAAAAGCGGACGCACTTGGCTTCGCACTCTTCTGGGAAAAGCGTTGTGCGAGTACTATGGAATAGATGAAAAATTTGTGTTACAAACACAATTTTTAACACGTAATACCAAACTATTACCGACCCAATTTAGTCATGACATGAAAGGGTCTGAGCTATGGAATGAATTAGAAACTGATAAATCTCGCTATCGCCACAAAAAGGTAGTTTTTATGACTCGCCAACCCCATGATGTGATGGTATCTTTTTATTTTCATGTCAAGAATAGAAACAAGAAGTTCAACGGTTCTATTTCTGAATTTATTCGCAGTGATAGATGGGGAATTAAGAAGCTCTTAAATTTCAACAAAATCTGGTACTCTAATCAAGGTATATTTGAAGATTTTCTTCTAATAAAATATGAAGACATGCATGAAGATACTAACGCTTGCTTATTTTCTTTACTCAATTTTATTGGAGTCAGAGATGTACCTAAAAGCGTTATTAAAAATGCCGTCAAGTTTTGCAACATAGAAAACATGAGGAAAATAGAAATAGCCAATAAACTTAATGATCACAGACTATCATCAAACAATATAAATGATAAAGAAGCTTTGAAGGTAAGAAAAGGAAAAATAGGTGGATATATGGATTACTTGTCTGAAGAAGATATCGACTATATCGATCAAGTTATTTGGGAGCTTGGTAATCCCTGGTATTGA
- a CDS encoding alpha-1,2-fucosyltransferase has translation MLSLNKNFLFVHIPKSCILKEVYIYMISFPNLGKGVRLGNQMFQYAFLRSTARRLGVKFYCPAWSGDSLFTLNDQEERVSQPEGITKQYRQGLNPGFSENALSIQDGTEISGYFQSDKYYDNPDLVRQWFSLKEEKIASIRDRFSRLNFANSVGMHLRFGDVVGQLKRPPMRRSYYKKALSYIPNQELILVFSDEPERTKKMLDGLSGNFLFLSGHKNYEDLYLMTKCQHFICSYSTFSWWGAWLGGERERTVIYPKEGQYRPGYGRKAEGVSCESWIEVQSLRGFLDDYRLVSRLEKRLPKSLMNFFY, from the coding sequence ATGCTATCCCTGAACAAAAATTTTCTATTTGTACATATTCCCAAAAGTTGTATTCTCAAAGAGGTCTATATTTATATGATTTCATTCCCGAATCTCGGCAAAGGAGTTCGACTAGGAAATCAAATGTTTCAGTACGCCTTTTTGCGGAGTACGGCTCGGCGCTTAGGTGTTAAATTTTATTGTCCAGCTTGGTCAGGCGATTCACTATTTACTTTAAACGATCAAGAAGAGCGAGTTAGCCAACCTGAGGGAATTACTAAGCAGTATCGACAAGGCTTAAATCCTGGGTTCAGTGAAAATGCTCTTTCGATCCAAGATGGAACCGAAATTTCCGGATACTTTCAGTCAGATAAATACTATGATAATCCAGATTTAGTTCGTCAATGGTTTTCATTGAAGGAAGAAAAAATTGCTTCCATCCGTGATAGATTTAGTCGCCTAAACTTCGCAAATAGCGTGGGAATGCATCTTCGATTTGGGGATGTTGTGGGACAGTTAAAAAGACCTCCCATGAGACGATCTTACTATAAAAAGGCACTTTCTTATATTCCAAATCAGGAACTTATCCTAGTCTTCTCTGACGAACCCGAACGAACTAAAAAAATGTTAGATGGACTTTCTGGAAATTTCTTGTTTTTGTCTGGTCATAAAAACTATGAAGATTTGTATTTGATGACCAAGTGCCAACATTTTATCTGTTCCTACTCGACCTTTTCTTGGTGGGGAGCTTGGCTCGGAGGTGAGAGAGAACGGACTGTCATTTACCCCAAAGAAGGACAGTACCGTCCTGGTTATGGTCGGAAAGCAGAGGGTGTGTCCTGTGAGAGTTGGATTGAGGTACAAAGTTTGCGAGGGTTCTTAGATGATTACCGACTGGTTTCTCGACTGGAGAAACGTCTGCCAAAATCCTTGATGAATTTCTTTTACTAA
- a CDS encoding sulfotransferase domain-containing protein, producing MNTLNEVNHLNLFIVLGGHKCGTTSLHHYLGQHPEIAMPQLKGQDIFNKPRMTLEDYRNQYNTITKEKIAGDVSSAYLYSEKACINIKHYFPQAQLIAILRNPFDRAFSNFYDIAETHPLRRRYVFEDICKNPDNFLDEGVIYLGLYYSFLKMYLEQFDRNQLCIFLFEDFVKNKPFFFSSLFKFTGVNPTFLPDTSLIMRKGGKVGIENKTIKQLFENQLFHFVVGKLVKPFTTSNQRRLIYLKAKNMFVKRKSRSSVSNELRENLINFYREDIVKTQDLLGINLSHWL from the coding sequence ATGAATACCTTGAATGAAGTGAACCATCTAAATTTATTTATCGTCTTAGGAGGACATAAGTGTGGAACTACGTCATTACACCATTATTTGGGACAACATCCAGAAATTGCTATGCCTCAATTGAAGGGGCAAGACATTTTCAACAAACCGAGAATGACTCTCGAAGACTATCGAAATCAGTATAATACAATAACAAAGGAAAAAATTGCAGGTGATGTTTCAAGTGCTTACCTATATTCAGAAAAGGCATGTATCAATATCAAGCACTATTTTCCACAGGCTCAGCTAATCGCTATTTTACGAAATCCATTTGACAGAGCGTTTTCCAATTTTTATGATATTGCTGAAACGCATCCACTCAGGCGTCGTTATGTTTTTGAAGACATTTGTAAAAATCCTGATAATTTCCTGGATGAGGGAGTCATATATTTAGGTTTATATTACTCTTTTCTCAAGATGTATTTAGAGCAGTTTGATCGCAACCAACTATGCATTTTTTTATTTGAAGATTTTGTAAAGAACAAGCCATTTTTCTTTTCTTCCTTGTTTAAATTTACTGGAGTCAATCCCACATTTTTGCCTGATACATCATTAATTATGCGTAAAGGAGGTAAAGTTGGAATAGAAAATAAAACAATTAAGCAACTGTTTGAGAATCAATTATTCCATTTTGTTGTGGGAAAGCTGGTGAAGCCTTTTACAACTTCCAATCAACGACGTTTAATTTACCTGAAAGCTAAAAATATGTTTGTAAAAAGAAAATCCCGATCTTCAGTTTCTAATGAGCTAAGGGAAAATCTAATTAACTTCTACAGGGAAGATATTGTTAAGACACAAGATTTATTGGGGATTAATCTATCACATTGGCTATAA
- a CDS encoding Npun_R2821/Npun_R2822 family protein, translated as MDKERGIYITANDKVIEQAIALLNSIRLHDSDTPICLIPYDDNYQTIAKLLKDSYQVEIYQDLDFIERLSNQLYEIFGKGFFARPNQFRKQACWFGEFDKFIYIDTDIVVFDKIIETTDYLDNYDFICYDYQHSGGIKNVFTSKVIENSVFSENDIQDMFNGGFWGAKRNTISEETLYQTFTECASHPEYFDFSQKTSDQPIINYMILKQVSQRFNIVRRPGGAPGSWAGSKHFQVQDHHLIDPNVNQPLDYLHWAGIRIQPGCPYWDIWKYYRYLGEHIPDDESLQTPTQKNLWQKLKGTIKRNV; from the coding sequence ATGGACAAAGAGCGTGGCATTTATATTACCGCTAATGACAAAGTGATCGAACAGGCGATCGCGCTGCTCAATAGTATCCGGTTGCATGATTCGGATACGCCGATTTGCTTAATTCCTTATGATGATAACTATCAAACCATTGCTAAACTTTTAAAAGACTCCTATCAGGTAGAAATCTATCAAGACTTAGACTTTATTGAACGTCTCTCCAATCAGTTATACGAAATATTTGGCAAAGGATTTTTTGCTCGACCCAATCAATTCCGCAAACAAGCTTGTTGGTTTGGCGAATTTGATAAATTCATTTATATCGATACTGATATTGTTGTCTTTGACAAAATTATAGAAACAACCGACTACTTAGATAACTATGATTTTATTTGCTATGACTATCAACATAGCGGCGGCATAAAAAATGTATTTACATCAAAAGTCATAGAAAACAGTGTATTTAGCGAAAATGATATTCAGGATATGTTCAATGGCGGATTTTGGGGAGCTAAGAGAAATACGATATCAGAGGAAACACTCTATCAAACATTCACCGAATGTGCATCTCATCCAGAATACTTTGACTTTTCCCAAAAAACCTCTGATCAACCCATCATCAACTATATGATATTGAAGCAGGTTTCCCAGCGATTTAATATCGTGCGTCGCCCCGGTGGTGCGCCAGGAAGTTGGGCTGGTAGCAAACATTTTCAGGTGCAAGATCATCATCTGATTGACCCGAATGTCAATCAACCGCTAGACTATTTACATTGGGCAGGCATTCGCATCCAACCGGGTTGTCCCTATTGGGATATCTGGAAATATTATCGCTATCTTGGCGAACATATCCCTGATGATGAATCGTTGCAAACTCCAACGCAAAAAAATCTATGGCAAAAACTAAAAGGAACTATAAAACGAAATGTTTAA
- a CDS encoding Npun_R2821/Npun_R2822 family protein: MDGICTLASDPVYDQLVALLNSIEAIVGSQMPVCVYPYNDNTTKIAAEIARRPNVQLYDNLESIQRWDQFAQKAWDSHLTAHQRWRQIGSSGYHRFGTHRRYCAFDAPFDRFLYMDADTLLMSPVEFILAKLQDNDCVVYDFQHKDLTHVYNIDSPKLTELFPPERLKTKIFCSGFYASKQGLFDQERRNWLIEQLEAGDAEVLYSMAPDQTLLNYMMMRPNLSIYNFALELPQAQRTGCCVTSAHFQEKDHILYDKGNRLTYMHYIGVSSQLIAKVCAGENIDFPYRDLFLHYRYLHEPNKKPKFTTKPKPYNQPPSLTQRLLKKLKSS, translated from the coding sequence ATGGACGGAATTTGTACCCTAGCCAGTGACCCAGTTTACGACCAACTGGTTGCCTTACTCAACAGTATTGAGGCAATTGTTGGGTCACAAATGCCTGTCTGTGTCTATCCCTACAACGACAACACGACAAAAATTGCCGCTGAAATTGCCCGTCGTCCCAACGTCCAACTCTATGATAATCTTGAGTCCATCCAGCGCTGGGATCAGTTCGCTCAAAAGGCTTGGGATAGTCATCTCACCGCCCACCAACGTTGGCGTCAAATTGGCAGTAGCGGTTATCATCGATTCGGCACTCATCGGCGTTACTGTGCCTTTGATGCACCCTTTGATCGCTTCCTGTACATGGATGCGGATACATTACTGATGTCGCCTGTTGAGTTTATCTTGGCTAAACTCCAGGATAATGACTGTGTAGTTTATGACTTTCAGCACAAAGATTTAACTCATGTATACAATATTGATTCACCCAAGCTAACTGAACTCTTCCCCCCTGAAAGACTGAAAACAAAAATATTTTGTTCTGGCTTTTATGCGTCGAAACAAGGTTTATTTGATCAAGAACGACGAAACTGGCTCATTGAGCAACTCGAAGCCGGAGATGCCGAAGTTCTTTATTCCATGGCACCGGATCAAACGCTCCTCAACTACATGATGATGCGACCGAATTTATCAATCTATAACTTTGCTTTAGAGTTACCCCAAGCCCAAAGAACAGGATGTTGTGTAACTTCAGCACATTTTCAGGAAAAAGACCATATTCTGTATGATAAAGGCAATCGACTTACTTATATGCACTACATTGGCGTATCTTCCCAGTTAATTGCTAAAGTTTGTGCTGGCGAAAATATTGATTTTCCGTATCGAGATTTGTTTTTACATTATCGCTATCTTCATGAACCCAATAAAAAGCCTAAATTTACCACTAAACCCAAACCTTACAATCAACCCCCCAGTTTAACTCAGCGACTCTTGAAGAAGTTAAAATCATCTTAA